One genomic window of Apus apus isolate bApuApu2 chromosome 9, bApuApu2.pri.cur, whole genome shotgun sequence includes the following:
- the GLYCTK gene encoding glycerate kinase isoform X1, with protein MSLHEHALYLFRSAVGTVRPAPMLKSAVKLQGGSCPQLLVKGQAFPVKRDLYLVGFGKAVLGMAAAAEEILGDHLVRGIINVPLGIQESLQRVGLQEMLLKPHSKIQVIEGAKNNLPDTEALKGAVAIRELAESLTAEDLLLVLISGGGSALLPAPIPPILLQEKEKLTKMLASRGAAIQELNVVRKTLSLLKGGGLARLAYPAQVVSLILSDVIGDPLDIIASGPTAISSHSVQDCLQILTKYNLLHNLPKSVETVLSSSPSKPTAPEDYSHVCNIIIGSNRLALDEAQRRAEGLGYAALILSAAVCGEVGRVATLYCQLIQLACLGLTGLGEGPLGDEVRGNLLQLVAELEIPGLNLAEFLQALQELGPEKPVCILAGGETTVRLQGTGKGGRNQELALRVGLGLHRAQATVVSGHPGRCEIIFLSGGTDGQDGPTEAAGAFCSPELVGEALQEGLNVEAFLSNNDSYTFFSQFRGGHHLLVTGLTGTNVMDIQAILIRAMERS; from the exons ATGTCCCTCCACGAGCACGCACTGTACCTCTTCCGCAGCGCCGTGGGCACCGTCCGGCCAGCTCCCATGCTGAAGAGTGCTGTGAAGCTCCAGGGAGGCAGTTGCCCTCAGCTGCTGGTGAAGGGCCAGGCCTTTCCAGTGAAGAGGGACCTGTACCTGGTGGGTTTCGgcaaagctgtgctgggaatgGCTGCGGCAGCAGAAGAGATCCTGGGAGACCACCTTGTTCGGGGAATCATCAATGTGCCACTAGGCATCCAGGAGAGCCTGCAGCGAGTAGGATTGCA GGAGATGCTCCTGAAGCCACACAGCAAAATCCAGGTCATTGAAGGTGCCAAGAACAATCTCCCAGACACAGAGGCTCTGAAGGGAGCAGTTGCCATCCGGGAGCTGGCTGAGAGCCTGACTGCAGAAGACCTGCTCCTTGTGCTCATCTCAG GGGGTGGATCGGCCCTACtgcctgctcccatccctcccatCCTCCTCCAAGAGAAGGAGAAACTCACAAAGATGCTGGCTTCCCGAGGAGCTGCCATACAAGAGCTGAATGTTGTCCGGAAGACTCTGTCCTTGCTGAAGGGTGGAGGGCTGGCCCGGCTCGCATATCCCGCACAG GTGGTGAGCCTCATCCTTTCTGATGTGATTGGTGACCCCCTGGACATCATAGCGAGTGGGCCCACTGCCATCAGCTCCCACAGTGTCCAAGACTGCCTTCAGATACTCACCAAATACAACCTGCTGCACAACTTGCCCAAGTCAGTGGAAACAGTCctgtccagctctcccagcaagCCCACTGCTCCAGAAGACTACTCCCACGTTTGCAACATCATCATTGGGTCGAACAGGCTGGCGTTAGACGAGGCCCAGCGCCGGGCCGAGGGCCTGGGCTACGCAGCCCTGATCCTGAGCGCAGCCGTCTGCGGGGAGGTCGGCCGCGTCGCCACGCTGTACTGCCAGCTGATCCAGCTGGCCTGCCTGGGCCTCACCGGCCTCGGAGAAGGGCCCCTGGGTGATGAGGTGAGGGGGAatctcctgcagctggtggcagagctaGAGATCCCAGGTTTGAACCTCGCCGAGTTTCTACAGGCCCTGCAAGAATTAGGGCCTGAAAAACCAGTCTGCATCCTGGCTGGTGGAGAAACCACAGTTCGGCTCCAAGGAACTGGCAAGGGAGGGAGGAACCAGGAGCTGGCCCTgcgtgtggggctggggctgcacagggCACAGGCCACAGTAGTCAGTGGACACCCAGGGAGGTGCGAGATCATCTTCCTCAGTGGGGGAACGGACGGGCAGGATGGGCCGACGGAGGCAGCGGGAGCcttctgcagcccagagctggtGGGTGAGGCTCTGCAGGAGGGCCTCAACGTGGAGGCCTTTCTCAGCAACAATGATTCCTACACATTCTTCAGCCAGTTCCGAGGTGGCCATCACCTCCTGGTGACAGGCTTGACGGGCACCAATGTCATGGACATCCAGGCCATTTTAATTAGAGCCATGGAGAGATCATAA
- the GLYCTK gene encoding glycerate kinase isoform X2: protein MLKSAVKLQGGSCPQLLVKGQAFPVKRDLYLVGFGKAVLGMAAAAEEILGDHLVRGIINVPLGIQESLQRVGLQEMLLKPHSKIQVIEGAKNNLPDTEALKGAVAIRELAESLTAEDLLLVLISGGGSALLPAPIPPILLQEKEKLTKMLASRGAAIQELNVVRKTLSLLKGGGLARLAYPAQVVSLILSDVIGDPLDIIASGPTAISSHSVQDCLQILTKYNLLHNLPKSVETVLSSSPSKPTAPEDYSHVCNIIIGSNRLALDEAQRRAEGLGYAALILSAAVCGEVGRVATLYCQLIQLACLGLTGLGEGPLGDEVRGNLLQLVAELEIPGLNLAEFLQALQELGPEKPVCILAGGETTVRLQGTGKGGRNQELALRVGLGLHRAQATVVSGHPGRCEIIFLSGGTDGQDGPTEAAGAFCSPELVGEALQEGLNVEAFLSNNDSYTFFSQFRGGHHLLVTGLTGTNVMDIQAILIRAMERS, encoded by the exons ATGCTGAAGAGTGCTGTGAAGCTCCAGGGAGGCAGTTGCCCTCAGCTGCTGGTGAAGGGCCAGGCCTTTCCAGTGAAGAGGGACCTGTACCTGGTGGGTTTCGgcaaagctgtgctgggaatgGCTGCGGCAGCAGAAGAGATCCTGGGAGACCACCTTGTTCGGGGAATCATCAATGTGCCACTAGGCATCCAGGAGAGCCTGCAGCGAGTAGGATTGCA GGAGATGCTCCTGAAGCCACACAGCAAAATCCAGGTCATTGAAGGTGCCAAGAACAATCTCCCAGACACAGAGGCTCTGAAGGGAGCAGTTGCCATCCGGGAGCTGGCTGAGAGCCTGACTGCAGAAGACCTGCTCCTTGTGCTCATCTCAG GGGGTGGATCGGCCCTACtgcctgctcccatccctcccatCCTCCTCCAAGAGAAGGAGAAACTCACAAAGATGCTGGCTTCCCGAGGAGCTGCCATACAAGAGCTGAATGTTGTCCGGAAGACTCTGTCCTTGCTGAAGGGTGGAGGGCTGGCCCGGCTCGCATATCCCGCACAG GTGGTGAGCCTCATCCTTTCTGATGTGATTGGTGACCCCCTGGACATCATAGCGAGTGGGCCCACTGCCATCAGCTCCCACAGTGTCCAAGACTGCCTTCAGATACTCACCAAATACAACCTGCTGCACAACTTGCCCAAGTCAGTGGAAACAGTCctgtccagctctcccagcaagCCCACTGCTCCAGAAGACTACTCCCACGTTTGCAACATCATCATTGGGTCGAACAGGCTGGCGTTAGACGAGGCCCAGCGCCGGGCCGAGGGCCTGGGCTACGCAGCCCTGATCCTGAGCGCAGCCGTCTGCGGGGAGGTCGGCCGCGTCGCCACGCTGTACTGCCAGCTGATCCAGCTGGCCTGCCTGGGCCTCACCGGCCTCGGAGAAGGGCCCCTGGGTGATGAGGTGAGGGGGAatctcctgcagctggtggcagagctaGAGATCCCAGGTTTGAACCTCGCCGAGTTTCTACAGGCCCTGCAAGAATTAGGGCCTGAAAAACCAGTCTGCATCCTGGCTGGTGGAGAAACCACAGTTCGGCTCCAAGGAACTGGCAAGGGAGGGAGGAACCAGGAGCTGGCCCTgcgtgtggggctggggctgcacagggCACAGGCCACAGTAGTCAGTGGACACCCAGGGAGGTGCGAGATCATCTTCCTCAGTGGGGGAACGGACGGGCAGGATGGGCCGACGGAGGCAGCGGGAGCcttctgcagcccagagctggtGGGTGAGGCTCTGCAGGAGGGCCTCAACGTGGAGGCCTTTCTCAGCAACAATGATTCCTACACATTCTTCAGCCAGTTCCGAGGTGGCCATCACCTCCTGGTGACAGGCTTGACGGGCACCAATGTCATGGACATCCAGGCCATTTTAATTAGAGCCATGGAGAGATCATAA